The sequence GTGAGGGCCTTCATTATGAGGGTCTTTTCAAACTCGGAGACGAGCGTGTCGTATCCCTTGTCGATGTCGATCTGCGGGACAGGCATCTCTTCCTTTTCCTGGCTGTAAAGCTTCTCGGGGAGGTCCTCTATGTCGATGTGCCCTTCCCTCTTGAGGACCACCATGCGCTCCACAACGTTCTGCAATTCCCTGACGTTGCCGGGAAAATCATACTCCATAAGGGCCTTCATGGCCTCTTCGGAAAAACCCTCGATGGCCGCGGAGTTTATCCTGTTCGATTGTTCGAGAAAGAAATTGACGAGAAGCGGGATGTCCTGGCGCCGCTCCCTGAGAGGCGGGATCTCGATGGGTACAACGTTGAGCCGATAGTAAAGGTCCTCGCGGAATTTGTTCTCGCTGACCAGGTCTTCCAGCTTGCGGTTCGTGGCGGCAATGATCCGCACATCGACCTTGATCGTCTTCGAGCCGCCGATGCGTTCGAAAGACTTCTCCTGGAGGACCCTCAGGAGCTTGACCTGGAGGTTGAAGCTCATGTCGCCGATCTCATCGAGAAAGATCGAGCCACCCGCCGCGAGCTCGAACCTGCCGAGGCGGGTATTGACGGCACCCGTGAAAGCGCCCTTCTCATAGCCGAAAAGCTCGCTTTCCAGGAGGGTCTCCGGTATGGCTCCACAATTCACCACGACGAGGGGGTTGTCCCTCTTGGACGAATTGTAGTGGATGGCCCTCGCCACCACCTCCTTGCCCACGCCGCTCTCACCGGTGATGAGCACCGTGGCGCTGGTGTCGGCCACGCGCTCGATCATCTCGAAGACCTTCTGCATGGGAAAGCTCACCCCGATGATGTTCTCGAACCTGTACTTGTCCTTGAGCGCCGACCTCAGGATGGTGTTCTCCCGGACCATCTTGTTCTCCGAATACCGCCTCAGGAGATTCGCCTTGAGCGTGAGCCCCTTGGGAATGTTGTCACTCTTGAGGAGATTGAAGTAGTACATGGCCGAGTCCACTGTCGCGAGGACCTCTTCGAACTTGAAGGGTTTGAGAATATAGTCGAAGGCGCCGCACCGCATGGCGCTGATGGCGCTTTCCATGCTGCCGTAGCCGGTCATGACGATGCCGAGGGTATCGAGGTATTCCTTCTGGATGAAGTTGATAAGCTGGAGCCCGTCGACCTTGGGCATCATGAGGTCCGTTATCAGGACGTGGTACCCGTTGTTCTTCAGGGCCGAAAGGGCCTTTCTGCTGTCAATGTAAGGCTCGACGGCATACCCGTTGGCTGTGAGAAACTCACCGAGCATGGAGAGGATATTCTCCTCATCCTCAACAATGATGACCCTTCCTTTTTCCATCCCTATTTCGTTGTCCGTTTGTCGATTATGATCGACTGGTTCTTGAGCATGTCCCAGGCGCGGTCCCTGTCGCGCTCTTCCTCCTGCCTCGCTCTTTCGCGCGATTCGTCGGAACCGACAGACCAGGTCGTGCCTTCTTTGTCCTTGACGATCTTGAGGTCATCGGAGGCAAGGCCGGCCGACCCCGCAAGGGTGATCACCAGAAAGGAGAGGACCGCTGTACCGTATCTCTTCATTGCGAGAGCCTCTTTGCACACGTAACTAATGGTATCGCTCTGAACATACCAATATATATAGCCAATTTTTTGGGATAAAGTAAGAAAAAAATAGCGCCCTCCCGGCCAGGGAGATGAGTTGCAGAACAAGTACCTGCGACAATGCTGACAATGCACTTACGAAACGGCAGTCCTTGCCGAAACCGGGAAAATAGGCACATCGCGCTGACATTGTGATATCCCGAGTTAAGGACTTGACACATTTGCCGATAACGGTATAAGGTTTGCAAATCTAGGGACATGGCACTATGAAACTGAAGCGTCTCAAGAAAAAATACATGACGTCCGTTACCATCCTGGTCGTCCCTCACTCCAAGTCCCAGCCCCTCAAACTGAGGCTGCCGGTGGCGGGTCTTCTGGCCTGCATGGCCCTGGCGGTCGTCGGGGCCGTGTATATCACGATCGCCGGGGTCAAGACGGCGGAATACTACGTCATGAAGACCAGGCTCTCCTATTTCACGAGGGAGTTCACCGCGCTCAAACAGAGCATCACCTCGCTCAAGGAAACCAACAACGAGCTTTCACGGCTCGTAGAGCTCAAATCGAAGAACGATATCCTCAAATCCGCCCAGTTCAGCGACTCGGGATCGATCAATATCGAGGCCATCAAGAAAGAGATGATGGAAACCATAGAATCGGTGGCGGAGATCAAGAAGTACATCACCGAACAGAAGAACATCTATCTCGCGACTCCCCGGGGATGGCCCATGGAGGGGCAGATCAGTTCGGGTTTCGGAAGTCGTCATCATCCCGTCACGGGGGTACGGCAGCACCATTCGGGGCTTGACATCCGCGCTCCCCGGGGGACACCCGTCAAGGTCACCGCGGACGGCATCGTCACCTACTCGGGCTGGTCGGGAGGCAACGGCAATATCATCGTCGTCGAACACGGCCATGGCTTTTCCACCGCCTACGCGCACAACAAGGAAAACCTCGTCACCGTCGGTCAGAAGGTCAGGAAAGGACAGGACATCGCACTTACCGGTTCGACGGGCATGTCGACGGGTCCTCATCTCCACTACGAGGTGTGGAGGAACGGCAGGCCTGTCGATCCCGCTCACTATCTCAAGGACGGATAGCAATGGCAAACAAGAAGCATGAAGCGGGGTCCCTGGAAACCCTCATAGGTCAGGACTCCATCATTCGGGGCGAGATAATCTCCAAGGGCGTCGTGAGGCTCGACGGCACCCTTGAAGGCAGCATTAAGGCCGACTACCTGATCCTGGGCAGATCGGGGTCCGTAAAGGGCGATATGGCGGCGCGGGAGATCGTCGTCGACGGCACCGTGGAGGGTGATCTTGAGGCTGAGGAACTCGTGGAGATAAACCCCGACGGCGCGGTGGAGGGCAACATACGCACCGCGAAGCTCATCATCACCGAAGGCGCTTTCTTCTCGGGAACCTCCTTCATGGAGAGACCCCGCAAGGTCGAAAAACAGGAAGAAGAGGCCCGGGAACTGGATGAATCCTCCCGGGAAGAGGAACCCCCCGAGGAAAAGAAGACGCTCAAGAGGATCTTTTCCTTCTTCTGACACTCACTGTCAAAAAAGGCGACAGCACAAGGGGACAAAGGTCAGGAACAGGGAATACCCCGGCCATCATATCTGCCCCCTGGACCCTTCTTCCCCCCTGACCCCTCATTTATTTTGCCCTCTCCCCTTCCTCTTTACTTTCCGCATTGTAACGAGCATTCTCTTGTGCTATAAATTAAAAAATTCAGGCAACGCCTTTCATTGTGGTAAGGTTCTTGCATAGGTGCTGATGTGTGGATATGAATACTGAGGCATTACCTGAATATAACTAAACAAAAAGGAGAGTTTACCATGATAGGCGAAAAGAAGGCAGCAACCGATTTCGATGAAAAGGACATCACGACCATCGTTGCCGATGACCTCGAGATCAAGGGCACCATACGGTTCAAAACATCGGTCATGTTGAAAGGCGTGTTCGAGGGCGAGATATACTCGGAGGGCCTCCTTGTCGTCGGACCCACCGCGCGCGTGAACGCGAGCATCACGACCCAGACGCTGGTATCCCACGGGGAGATCACGGGAAACGTGATAGCAAACGAGCAGGTGACGCTCAAGAGCACCTCGATCCACAACGGTGACATCTCGACACCCAACATCATCATAGAGAACGGCTCCGTATTCAACGGCTCATGCGCCATGAGGGCAAAGGACATCACGGTCAGGTAAGGACAAACTCATTCAAAGGGGGTACGGTATGGCAGCAGACATTCCCGAAATAAGGGAGATACAGGAAGGTCAGATCACAACCGTCGTCGCAGAAGATCTGGAGATAAAAGGCAG comes from Syntrophorhabdus sp. and encodes:
- a CDS encoding polymer-forming cytoskeletal protein translates to MANKKHEAGSLETLIGQDSIIRGEIISKGVVRLDGTLEGSIKADYLILGRSGSVKGDMAAREIVVDGTVEGDLEAEELVEINPDGAVEGNIRTAKLIITEGAFFSGTSFMERPRKVEKQEEEARELDESSREEEPPEEKKTLKRIFSFF
- a CDS encoding peptidoglycan DD-metalloendopeptidase family protein is translated as MKLKRLKKKYMTSVTILVVPHSKSQPLKLRLPVAGLLACMALAVVGAVYITIAGVKTAEYYVMKTRLSYFTREFTALKQSITSLKETNNELSRLVELKSKNDILKSAQFSDSGSINIEAIKKEMMETIESVAEIKKYITEQKNIYLATPRGWPMEGQISSGFGSRHHPVTGVRQHHSGLDIRAPRGTPVKVTADGIVTYSGWSGGNGNIIVVEHGHGFSTAYAHNKENLVTVGQKVRKGQDIALTGSTGMSTGPHLHYEVWRNGRPVDPAHYLKDG
- a CDS encoding polymer-forming cytoskeletal protein, coding for MIGEKKAATDFDEKDITTIVADDLEIKGTIRFKTSVMLKGVFEGEIYSEGLLVVGPTARVNASITTQTLVSHGEITGNVIANEQVTLKSTSIHNGDISTPNIIIENGSVFNGSCAMRAKDITVR
- a CDS encoding sigma-54-dependent Fis family transcriptional regulator is translated as MEKGRVIIVEDEENILSMLGEFLTANGYAVEPYIDSRKALSALKNNGYHVLITDLMMPKVDGLQLINFIQKEYLDTLGIVMTGYGSMESAISAMRCGAFDYILKPFKFEEVLATVDSAMYYFNLLKSDNIPKGLTLKANLLRRYSENKMVRENTILRSALKDKYRFENIIGVSFPMQKVFEMIERVADTSATVLITGESGVGKEVVARAIHYNSSKRDNPLVVVNCGAIPETLLESELFGYEKGAFTGAVNTRLGRFELAAGGSIFLDEIGDMSFNLQVKLLRVLQEKSFERIGGSKTIKVDVRIIAATNRKLEDLVSENKFREDLYYRLNVVPIEIPPLRERRQDIPLLVNFFLEQSNRINSAAIEGFSEEAMKALMEYDFPGNVRELQNVVERMVVLKREGHIDIEDLPEKLYSQEKEEMPVPQIDIDKGYDTLVSEFEKTLIMKALTETQGVKSKAAQALNINRTTLIEKMKRLGLD